GCATCCAGCAGGGAAAGAATCCGACAAACAGAAAAAATATCTGAATTGTTTTTACAAATTCCTACTAATAATTTTGGGTTATTGGATTGGTTATCTTATGAACGACTCATTGAACTCGGATATATTTCTTCTATAAATAAAATCAATCGTAACAAAGAGAAATTTCTAAATCCTACTTTACAATAGATTTGATCTGTTATCATACAAATATGATTCAGAATCTTATTTTACGTTTGGTTTTTCTTTGTTTTTTATTATTTGGTTCGGTAACTTCAATATTTTCGCAAAACTTGGATTTGCTGGTAGAATCAGTTTATAATAAACAAGAATCACTACTAGTCCGTAATGAAATACGTAAACGTTTGGGCGATCGTGCCAATGATCCAGCCATCAAAGAAATAGTAAAATCTCTTCGAGTTTGGGCAGCATTTGAATCGATGCCACCATCGGAGTTTGCAGAGGATGTAGAACGATTTGTGATCTTAAAAGATTACGGTTTCCAGTGGGAAGACACAGAAGAATTAATTCCTTATTTTATCACTGCAAAACCAAATAAAAAAGACATTCCTTACTTAGGGAAATTTTTTAAGGAAATGAATCTTTCGAAAGTTTCTGAAGATTCAGTTCTAGAAATCTTACGAGTTGCTAAATCCAAACAATGGAGTGGTGCCTCAGTTCTTTTAGCTGGGCGGTTAGTTGTTTTATCTCAAAAAAAAGTACCAAATTCAATGACAACTATCAAAAGTTTGGAATTGGTACTTCCCAAACAATTTGAAACTTTAAGTGATACAAAAAAAACAAAGTTTCTAAAAGACTGGTATGCGGCATCTCCAAGTGCAATTGATGAAAAACAGTGGGAGATTGTTGCAGCAGATACCATTCAATTGAGTTCTAAAACTTTAGCAAAAGAAACCTTTCAATCCTCAGAAAGACGAACAGAAATTATTTGGAATGAACAAGGGGAATGGGTCACCAAAGAACGTCCCAAACTCGATCCCAATCTTATTTTTTTAGAAGAACAAATGACGAGTCCTTTATCAAATACAGCCAGCGATAAGGATAAACGTAAGTTAGTTGATCCTATAGGTCGTCAGTGGATCGGCACTCCTTACCTATATGGTGGGTATTCGAGAAGAGGTGTCGACTGTTCTGGACTGACAAAATCAATACTCACCGATCCAAAAATTGGTATGAATGAAAAAATAATTCCTCGTTCTGCCAGAGACCAATCACAGATTGGGAAGTCTGTTTCAAGAGAGAAACAACAGATTGGTAATTTAGTATTTTTCTCTGCTTCACCAAACACGAGTAAGATTACTCATGTGGGGATGGTTTTAGACAATGGCAATTTTATTCATGCCTCCACAAGCCGGGGTGTAGTCATTCAATCCTTAAACGAAAAATGGTGGAAAGAAAGGTATGTGACGGGCAGAGATATTTTTACGGTGGGAAAATAGTATGGGAAAAAAAAGAGCACTCGTTTTATCAGGGGGAGGTGCGAGAGGTGCTTACCAGGCAGGTGTTTTGCGGTATTTAGAAGAAATCCATTGGAAACCAGACATCATTTGTGGAACCTCTGTTGGTGCCATCAATGCTTGTGCCATTGGTTCGGGAATGGATTCCAATAGATTGTCTGAGTTATGGCTTAAACTCAACCAAAAACATATTATGAGGTATTCCATTTGGAATATGTTAAAAGGATTATTTCGAAGAAGATATTATCCTTTAGTGGAAACTGATCCCTTAAAAAAATTTATCCATGAGAACTTGGATTTTTCAAAGTTAAATGAATCTAAAACAAAAATCATCATATCTGCTGTGAATATTTTAACATCAGAACTTAAATTTTTTGAAAATCCCAATTTAAGAATTGAACATATTTTAGCATCCTCAGCCATACCAATGATTTTTCCTTGGCAGATGATTGATGGAGAACCTTATTGGGATGGGGGAGTGATGGCTAACACTCCGATCCTTCCTGCGCTCACTCATGAAGCTTCAGAAATTGTGGTAGTTTTACTTTCTCCTGTGGGAGGGGTTCAAATGATGGATGTTCCAGAAACCAAAGACGAGGCCTTAGAACGATTGTTTGAATTGTATCTTCTCGGTTCATACCGAAGCATAGAACAAGGTTTGGAGTATCGAAAGGCTGTGATGAAAGGCCTTACTCCCATTGAGAATTTTTTATTAGGTTTACGAACCCAGTTTAAAAATGCAAAAATTTCAGTCATTGCCCCCAAACGAATGTTAGGGCTAGTGAGTATTCTTAATTTTAAAAAAGAGCAGGCAGAATTACTACTGCGACATGGTTATGAAGATGCCAAAGAATTTTTTTTAACGAAACCCTAGTTCAGAGTATAGTTTTTGGGAAGGTTAAATAAAAAGTACAACCTTTCCCTAATTCACTTTTTACTTCAATCGATCCTTTCATGGCTTCTATTTGGTGTTTGGCAAGGAATAATCCCATCCCTTTCCCTTCGATGTCTTGGCGCAATCGGAAATTCATTTTGAATATTTTGTCGCCATGCCGACTAATATCAATTCCTGGACCATTG
This genomic window from Leptospira bandrabouensis contains:
- a CDS encoding patatin-like phospholipase family protein; translation: MGKKRALVLSGGGARGAYQAGVLRYLEEIHWKPDIICGTSVGAINACAIGSGMDSNRLSELWLKLNQKHIMRYSIWNMLKGLFRRRYYPLVETDPLKKFIHENLDFSKLNESKTKIIISAVNILTSELKFFENPNLRIEHILASSAIPMIFPWQMIDGEPYWDGGVMANTPILPALTHEASEIVVVLLSPVGGVQMMDVPETKDEALERLFELYLLGSYRSIEQGLEYRKAVMKGLTPIENFLLGLRTQFKNAKISVIAPKRMLGLVSILNFKKEQAELLLRHGYEDAKEFFLTKP
- a CDS encoding C40 family peptidase, which encodes MIQNLILRLVFLCFLLFGSVTSIFSQNLDLLVESVYNKQESLLVRNEIRKRLGDRANDPAIKEIVKSLRVWAAFESMPPSEFAEDVERFVILKDYGFQWEDTEELIPYFITAKPNKKDIPYLGKFFKEMNLSKVSEDSVLEILRVAKSKQWSGASVLLAGRLVVLSQKKVPNSMTTIKSLELVLPKQFETLSDTKKTKFLKDWYAASPSAIDEKQWEIVAADTIQLSSKTLAKETFQSSERRTEIIWNEQGEWVTKERPKLDPNLIFLEEQMTSPLSNTASDKDKRKLVDPIGRQWIGTPYLYGGYSRRGVDCSGLTKSILTDPKIGMNEKIIPRSARDQSQIGKSVSREKQQIGNLVFFSASPNTSKITHVGMVLDNGNFIHASTSRGVVIQSLNEKWWKERYVTGRDIFTVGK